Below is a window of Dictyostelium discoideum AX4 chromosome 1 chromosome, whole genome shotgun sequence DNA.
gatgaaaaatcCTTGCAATGTTATAATGAAAaggttgaattaatttttaaagagtTTATGATGTTGaaacataaataaatttatcatttaggtttttttttttttttttttttttttttttttttccaatttatttttaatataaaaaaagaaaagaaataaaaattgttattaaaaataaaaatattaataaaaagaaacaatatcttatacaaaattttttaaattacaactttttccacttttttttttcattattttttttatttttttcactttttttctatttttgtcactttttttttctactcactttttttttttctttttttctttttttctttttttttatatttttttcacttttttttttttttcttttcacttttttttattaaaatgtcAATACTAGAATCaataccaaaattaaatatttatttacaaagaTTAATATTAACACAATGTTGGAATCATAAATTTATAGAAAttgaaagaaataataatggaagaTTGATTAGTTGGAAGATTGATTTGTGCTTTGTTTCAAAAAGTTGGTTCAATTTTATCCAAAGTGTACTTTATGATtcatatattataataaaaccgtttgaaatgattttaaactttaaatccaaattttcaatatttcaaACTCCACCTTCGAAATTAGAAATTTCTTCAAATTCatatattcaattattatcacATTTAACAAATGAAGAGTTAAgatataatttcttttcaaatttaaaaattttaattttttcatataatagtggtagtaggttattaatttatttattattattatttattatttattattaattattttatttactaatccttttttatttatttctaattaaaaaaaaaaaaaaaaataaagatgattTAAACTTggattcatttaaatatttattttttaatagtaaacaatttaaatcaattaaaatcaatttccttttatttaatgaagtTAATGTAAgtagaaaaacaaaaacaggTATATTGGAGGGTTtatataaatcattaattgatttaaatgatggtgatggtaattgtttaattgaaaatttggaactaaattcattttgttatgaaaatgaatttaagaattattttgaaaatttattaaaaattattggatCAAATTTAAAGAGATTAGTAATAAACAATTGCCCAACAAAAGAAATGATTGAAACTATTGTTAATGAATGTAATCAATATAAATTGGAAGAGTTAATAATACCATCGATGTTTGAATCATTGGATGATACTGTTGGTACaatagaattattaaaacaaagtGTACTTTCcaaatctttaaaatctttCTCAACTTCAATGCTTTCACAAGAAGAACTTCATCCATACGATTTCGATCATCaagtttatcaattatttaaagaatttttaatttcgaTGTCTGGAAATTTAAAACGTTTATCAATTGCATTATTAAATGGACTTGATAAAAaaggtggtgatggtggtagatttaaagttaataataatactagtaataacaataataataataataataataataataataataataataataataataataataataataataataataataataatggtggtagtggtggtgatagtactaaattatttgaattaataaaatatattttactTGATAGTTCAATAGAATCAATAGAAggtgattttattttttcaaattattttttacctttaaaagagataacaataaaaaaggatttaaaaattttaggtgtcaatagtaatgataataatgaagaattgATTAATCAGATATCAACAtcagaatttaataaaaatgaaccagttaaaatttatattggaTTTCCATCAATCTCAACATtgtttttacaatttttaaaatgtgaatcaattttaatcgATATTTTTCAAcataacaatttaaatattaatcaattaattgacTCAATTAAAAGgaattgttattttaaatttgtagaGATTAATTTCGctgtattttcaaatttaaagaatccaATATCACCATTACTTTTAAATCAGTCCATTGAAATCTTAGATTCAAAGAGTAATAATAtcaatcatttaatattatcattacatTCAGTTAAAGATgttcaatcaattttaaagaaatttaatgatttaaaattacaaaatattaattccATTTTAATGTGGTGTGAATcaacatttattaaatatgaaaataagAAATCTATTAATagagatttaaaattttattttgaaaataaatttaaattaataaataattaagtcctttttattttattttttcttttaaaataaaccacaatttaaaaatttctaaatcttatttcatttcattttattttattttattttattttattttctaaagaAATAccataataaaaatacaattattaaaactataaCCATACCACTATATACAATAACTTTATCTTGATGTTGTCTTCTTTTAATCCTTTGAATGACTGAACGAGATAAACCCAATGTATTTGCAATatcatatatttttttatttacaccctataaattataatataaaaattaaaaaatggttattattattattattattattactattaatttccaaaataattgatttttttaaaaaaaatataataataataattacttttaattttgaattttgaccaactaaattataaattatgcTATTACCCATTTCTGTGAGTGAATCTAAAGTTGAATTACCATCATTTAAATGTTTATTCTCTTTcattaaattaccaattgcTGAACTTTCACCAGCTTTTCTTCTACccattaatttatttttttcttcttcttccatTTGTTTCTTATATTTAGTTTGTAAAAACATATCTAATGATTTTCTTAATGATTTACTTTCTTCAACTAATTGTTTTacttttctaaaattttttaatttttttattattattaataatctttattttttattttttttttttttataattattattagtagaaaaataataataataattatttacattCTCCATATTTCTCTTTTTGCAATTGGTTCGTTTGAAACCATACCATCAATTTGGTCTGATAATCTAGAAAGTTGGTTTATATTTGTTGATAGTTTGCTTTGAATGATAACTGAAGTATCAGTTCCAGTTTCAAGTGTTTCTAAATCATTtctaattgaaaataataatttattggcTTGTTTGTATAAATCGTCTAATCCACTACCACTGCTACTACCACTTCCATTATCACGATTCGAAGTATCACGATGTTGAAGATTACTTATTGAacttatattattactactgcTGCTGCTGTTTGTTGAATATCCATATCCATATCCATTTCCACTATCGTTACtgtacatttttattttattttttttaatttagacCCCATGCAAAAATGAAAttctaattaattttttttttttttaaaaaaaaaaaaataaaaattaaaaaaaaaaaaaaaaaaaataaataaaaaaaaaaaaaaataaataaaaaaaaaaataaaaaaaaaaaataaataaaaaaaaaaaaaaataaaaacagaaattattatttacatgttattttttattaaaccctcttttaattttgaaaaaataataaaaaaaatttttatttaaaaaaaaaaaaaaaaaaatttaggattttaaaattaattttgtttaaataaagaaaatatcaagttataataataaaaaaaaaatactttaaaataattaataaaactatttataatattaaagaattttgaattttttttagattttaaataattacttGTGAGATCTAAATCTAGATCTTAAGTAATAATAGAAGTTAGTATtgtatataattttttaaattgatacTTAAAACTAAtagttaattttattatataatttatggGAAccttaaattttaattttgtattaatttgattcttcgaaattatctttaaattatGAAAACCAATTTTggagaattaattaatttttaaaaatgtcgTGTGATATTTGtaggaaaattaaaattttttgttaACCAATATTGAATCGATTAACCTTTATCtataattatcaaaattaagaTTAAAAATGAGTTTGGTATTGGtcctaaattttttattttttatttaattttaatttttttttaaaaaatcatttccatttcttttttaaaaattgtttatagATTTAAAAGCTTGAAGTCAACTTaggtattattttttataaactgGTTAAcgtgatttaatttttctataattaataataaaaaataagattctaaacaaaaacataaaatcttcttttaattaaaaaaacaaaaaaattaaaaaaagaaaaaaaatttccttttttgggtattttttttttaaaatagtaatttttttattttttttatttaaattccattttttttttatttttcatttttggttttgttttttttttttttttttaatataaaaacaagacaaaacaaaacaaaaaaataaataaaaaaaatcaaataattaaaaaaaatcaaattaaatcaaataaaatcaaattaaatcaaataaaatcaaacaaaataaaataaaaaatgttaattaataaagataaattcAACGAAGAATATTggattaaaaaattagatttagAACCTCATGTTGAAGGAGGAAGATTTAAAGAAGTATTGAGAAgtgttgaaattgataatcaaGGTATGGAAATATGTAATTTTAcatcaatttattatttattaaatggaGAGTCAAAATCACATTTCCACAGACTCGCAAATTCAGATGAAGTTTGGTATTATCATTTTGGTGGAACATTAACAATACATTGTATTTACCCAAATGGAACTTATGAAAAGGTACTACTAGGTCCGAATGAAGGTGAGATTTTACAATTCAATGTTACCAAAAATACAATCTTTAGTGCATcatatgataatgaaaataataatcaatcatcaaattataattattgtttagTTGGTTGTATGGTTTGTCCAGGTTTTCAATATagtaattttgaatttttaaaaaaatcagatctattaaatttataccCACaacattcaaaattaattaaaacattcGCATTTGATACTTTACCAGAAATGCCAATGTAGGGGTGGGGAAGAGGGATAGGGAGAGGGGGATCAatgtaattaataaatatgtatctttttttattacacattaattatttatttatttatttatttattattaataaccaATTGAAAAACCTGAAATTATATGAGCTTGTTTTAAACCACCAGTTGAAGCAGTCATACCAATGAAACAAGATTTATTTTcatgtaaatttaataatttttggatatttgcttttattttatataaaacttGATATTTATCTAACCAAACATCAATTGTactatcaccatcatcaccatttgaagttgaatatttaataaaacattcatgttcaataccatcattcattggtttattattttttggattACCATAACCTAAAGAGAATCTATGATGAGAAGAATTTGGTTCTAATGATCTAGTATGAATTGAAATATGATTACCATCTGGGTCTTTACAATGATCTTTTGTTGGATAAGTATCAAATTCTATTGCAATTGAATTTCTAATACCTTGATAACCtaaaccacaaccaccaatACCAAGTGAATTGATTGAATCATTTTGAATTACAAATGCCATACCATCAGCACCattagttttaattaaaaatttaaatttacaaatgaaACCACCATTTGAAATGATATCAATTCTTTCCTTTATCCAAAATCCACCAACtctatcattttcatcaggTGTTAAACAAATACCATTCTTTGTAATATCACAATTACCAACCAATTTCAATGATTCTCTTgcttttgaaattgaatctaaagaataaattggttttaaaattattggtatttcactttgttgttgttgttgttgttgctgttgttgattattattaccagaTTCACCTCTATTATTTCTCCATTCTGATGAACCAGAAATTCTACCAGTTAAATCACTACTATAAGTTCTTTGATGATAGGattgtttttcattatcttctAAGAATTctctatttaaaattgaacgTAATTCATCAAATGGTAATGTTGAAcgaatttgatgatttaaatgatttaaataattggttAGATCAGATTCACTAATTAAATATCGATTGAGATGAGGTAACTTTATTGAGTATCTAGAGGTGACATCGTAGATACCATTGAATTCGAATGCAAATACGTAGGACAATTGTTTACCCCAACCACCTTCATAAGTTAGTGGACTGTCATAGGTTGCTTCACAACTATCGACATGTATCCATCGACCATCAATGTAAACTTCATTCCAAACATGGTCGGTGAAATCCAAGATGTATCTAGTTGTAAAACCCAATGCAATAGAAAACAGAGTGAATGCATTCGCCCATTCACCACATCTTCCACATTTAGTTGATAGTAGTTTCTCGACAGAGTTGTATCTTGGGAATCTTGTTACGTGATTACTTGCACATCGGTATACCTCAACTATTGATACTTGATGTGACTGTTCTTCAAATGTTGGTCTATCACTACCAACTGAACTAGTCGATGGTGTACCACATTTAATATCTGAACATTCAGGTGAATTTGTCCATGTGAAATATTCATTCTTAAACCAATCCAATAACATTAACATCTTTCTCTTTAaatctttctctttctttatcTCCAACGGTACTTGATCTAATGCCATCTGTTGTAATCTATCAGAGTTATAGCTAATCATATTTCTATACATTCCttcaattttattctttaatccattttcaattttaattggtaatttaaatgattttaaatttgataataaaattttttgattctaaattttttttttttttttttttttttatattattagagAAATTTGATATATTAtacaataatatataaagttttattattatttttatttttatttacatttaaaacaataattttttcagtTGGCGAAGGATCtcttaattttgaatttgataaataataaaatctttgaaaTGTTGGATCAACATCTGTAACTGAAAAAactaatatttgaaaatcttCATATGTGCATTCATTTTCAACT
It encodes the following:
- a CDS encoding v-SNARE family protein, translating into MYSNDSGNGYGYGYSTNSSSSSNNISSISNLQHRDTSNRDNGSGSSSGSGLDDLYKQANKLLFSIRNDLETLETGTDTSVIIQSKLSTNINQLSRLSDQIDGMVSNEPIAKREIWRILLIIIKKLKNFRKVKQLVEESKSLRKSLDMFLQTKYKKQMEEEEKNKLMGRRKAGESSAIGNLMKENKHLNDGNSTLDSLTEMGNSIIYNLVGQNSKLKGVNKKIYDIANTLGLSRSVIQRIKRRQHQDKVIVYSGMVIVLIIVFLLWYFFRK